A stretch of Megalobrama amblycephala isolate DHTTF-2021 linkage group LG14, ASM1881202v1, whole genome shotgun sequence DNA encodes these proteins:
- the LOC125245013 gene encoding uncharacterized protein LOC125245013, with protein MRGKIPYVKSDELSERERNNLRNKWKAASRGYRERRKMEKAMLDLTPQSIENTLPDPAGVEGVEGQQESPGGCVVVDAPPQNEDFHPQMSSTPERKDREKKAEKRCKRLQAEKHELRKLNINLRKQLAKMRKEKERARKGETRAKERLSHSERLKPKGGKKLAKERKLAVVSFLTRDENSRLLPGKKDTITKNKIKEQRRILTKPLTELHGLYNSEMKKSLHLSYRQFARRRPFYVTEPKANRDGTIHLNSRYDAPRYARVKIRYDIKKEKKKKKILLYNNNLFIFVSAAHRETQGLTGQTQTRTLP; from the coding sequence ATGAGGGGGAAGATTCCATATGTGAAGTCAGATGAGTTATCAGAGAGGGAGAGGAATAATCTGAGAAACAAGTGGAAGGCTGCATCCAGAGGATACAGGGAGAGAAGAAAGATGGAGAAGGCAATGTTGGACCTGACACCTCAATCCATAGAGAACACTCTGCCAGATCCAGCAGGTGTAGAAGGAGTGGAGGGGCAGCAAGAGAGTCCAGGGGGGTGTGTGGTGGTGGATGCTCCACCTCAAAATGAGGATTTCCATCCACAGATGTCCTCCACACCAGAGAGAAAAGATAGAGAAAAGAAAGCTGAGAAACGTTGTAAACGACTGCAGGCTGAGAAGCATGAATTAAGAAAGCTAAACATAAATCTGAGGAAACAACTTGCAAAGAtgagaaaagaaaaggaaagggCCAGAAAAGGTGAGACGAGGGCAAAAGAACGGTTAAGCCACAGTGAGAGGCTCAAGCCAAAAGGGGGGAAGAAACTGGCAAAAGAGAGAAAGCTGGCTGTTGTTAGTTTTCTGACTAGAGATGAGAATAGTCGACTTTTACCAGGGAAAAAAGATAccatcacaaaaaacaaaataaaagaacaGCGAAGAATTCTCACAAAGCCACTCACAGAGCTCCATGGGCTGTACAATAGTGAAATGAAGAAGAGCCTCCACCTATCTTACAGGCAGTTTGCTAGAAGACGCCCCTTCTATGTCACTGAGCCAAAAGCCAATAGGGATGGGACGATACACTTAAACTCACGATACGATGCACCTCGATATGCCAGGGTCAAGATACGATACgatatcaaaaaagaaaaaaaaaagaagaaaatattactgtataacaacaacttatttatttttgtttcagcTGCACACAGGGAAACACAAGGCCTAACTGGCCAAACACAAACAAGAACACTCCCTTAG